One region of Egibacteraceae bacterium genomic DNA includes:
- a CDS encoding ABC transporter substrate-binding protein has translation MRPTLCMAVMLALLAAACGAGAGGTVETVEPGDWPSVLAAAEGQTVRWWMFGGDERVNRFVDDHVAPAAAEQGVTVQRVPVDATVDAVRRVLAELEAGRDDSGGVDLVWINGENFALGRQADAWLTGWATDLPNAALVDWSDPSIATDFGLPVDGDESPFARAAFVFAHDPERTPHPPRSFDALLDYARAHPGRVTYPAPPDFTGAAFVRQAVAALGEDEAFTLLAELKPLQWREGETFPGSEAELSQLFSDEQVDLAMSYDPTFVATGVHQGAFAESVRPFTLTSGTLQNTSYVAIPRNAAHTAGALVVADLLLSPQLQAVMGDPAVWGMPTVLDLDRLDEDQRDALSGATGPHVLSDLGEPLAELSADQVEPINQRWRQEVAR, from the coding sequence ATGAGACCGACCTTGTGCATGGCAGTGATGCTCGCGCTGTTGGCTGCGGCCTGCGGCGCTGGCGCTGGTGGCACCGTCGAGACGGTCGAGCCGGGCGACTGGCCGAGTGTGCTGGCTGCCGCGGAGGGCCAGACGGTGCGCTGGTGGATGTTCGGCGGCGACGAGCGGGTGAACCGCTTCGTCGACGACCACGTCGCACCGGCCGCCGCCGAGCAGGGCGTGACCGTGCAGCGGGTGCCGGTGGACGCCACCGTGGACGCCGTCCGCCGGGTGCTGGCCGAGCTCGAGGCGGGCCGCGACGACAGCGGCGGGGTCGACCTGGTGTGGATCAACGGGGAGAACTTCGCCTTGGGGCGCCAAGCTGACGCGTGGCTGACCGGCTGGGCCACCGACTTGCCAAACGCCGCGCTGGTGGACTGGTCTGACCCATCCATCGCCACCGACTTCGGGCTGCCCGTGGACGGTGACGAGTCCCCCTTCGCGCGGGCAGCGTTCGTGTTCGCCCACGACCCCGAGCGGACCCCGCATCCCCCCCGCAGCTTCGACGCGCTGCTGGACTACGCACGCGCGCACCCCGGCCGGGTCACCTACCCCGCACCCCCGGACTTCACCGGCGCGGCGTTCGTGCGCCAGGCGGTGGCCGCGCTGGGCGAGGACGAGGCGTTCACGCTGCTGGCCGAGCTCAAGCCGTTGCAGTGGCGTGAGGGCGAGACGTTCCCGGGCTCGGAGGCCGAGCTCAGCCAGCTGTTCTCCGACGAACAGGTGGACCTGGCGATGAGCTATGACCCCACGTTCGTGGCCACCGGGGTCCACCAGGGCGCCTTCGCTGAATCGGTCCGACCGTTCACGCTCACCAGCGGAACGCTGCAGAACACCAGCTACGTCGCCATCCCGCGCAACGCCGCCCACACCGCCGGAGCCCTGGTCGTCGCGGACCTGCTGCTGTCCCCGCAGCTGCAGGCGGTCATGGGCGACCCGGCCGTGTGGGGGATGCCCACGGTGCTCGACCTCGACCGGCTCGACGAGGACCAGCGCGACGCTCTGAGCGGCGCGACCGGCCCGCACGTCCTGTCCGACCTCGGCGAGCCCCTTGCTGAGCTGTCCGCCGACCAGGTCGAGCCGATCAACCAGCGTTGGCGCCAGGAGGTGGCCCGGTGA
- a CDS encoding AhpC/TSA family protein has translation MICRSHLVKVARKKDRLDAAGARVLLVTHDDPDAVRRLMLRDVDCPFPVTIDREKAAYQAWGLRQLPLPLLWLDPKVWRQYARLLVAGERMRSSGGDTRQMGGDFVVDHHGVIVYARPQRRDDRPPVGELINVIEALS, from the coding sequence CTGATCTGCCGCAGCCACCTCGTGAAGGTGGCCAGGAAGAAGGACCGCCTGGATGCAGCCGGAGCGCGTGTGCTGCTGGTGACCCATGACGACCCGGACGCGGTCCGCCGCCTGATGCTGCGCGACGTGGACTGTCCCTTCCCGGTGACCATCGATCGGGAGAAGGCGGCCTACCAGGCATGGGGTCTGCGCCAGCTGCCGCTCCCGCTGCTCTGGCTGGACCCCAAGGTGTGGCGCCAGTACGCTCGGCTGCTGGTAGCCGGCGAGCGGATGCGCTCCTCGGGGGGCGACACACGGCAGATGGGCGGGGACTTCGTCGTGGATCACCACGGGGTCATCGTGTACGCCCGGCCCCAGCGTCGTGACGACCGACCGCCGGTCGGCGAGCTGATCAACGTGATCGAGGCGCTGTCATGA